One genomic window of Gossypium hirsutum isolate 1008001.06 chromosome D11, Gossypium_hirsutum_v2.1, whole genome shotgun sequence includes the following:
- the LOC121223440 gene encoding probable disease resistance protein At1g58602 codes for MDFSAVSSALKAIGELTQEVTSLWGVDEQVEGLASELRWMQSFLKVADARKVDHEVIRTTVVEIIELAYDAEDVIEVFALKVASKRKGGFSNCIKRSACFLKEGCLLHQIKSEIEKITTRIEVLTRQLKTYDVSKLAVDGEGLSSSTERLEARRPYPHVMDDNIVGLDDGIKDLVTVLLDEQSERRVVSICGMGGLGKTTLAKKIYHHSQVVGHFKHLVWVYVSQHCQKRKVWEDILSDLLILSEEDRKVNVEKLAKKLSSFFEENKCLVILDDVWSIEAWDSLKQAFSARETKSKILLTSRNKDIVSHADRNGYLYELQELNYNQSWELFQKIAFPQTNSPGYKIDAKLKELGEEMVKHCAGLPLAIIILGGILATKYPSLAEWLKVSANVKPYLNNDKGEVLRDVLALSYDDLPPYLRPCFLYLSHFPEDYEIPANRLIQLWVAEGIVSSKQEEGDEGQIAEDVAEGYLLELAERCTIQVRERDIATLKIRSFQMHDLMRDVCLSKAKQQKFLYIADQSNACQLSSIGRVRRVSAHKLFWIQCIKSPHLRPLLFFDTFLPGEEMEKEKVLTMARHDESFNPLVWFIAIGVLGTKLRGIWKYMFNNFNFLRVLDYERGGAAGCKLPNDIGKLIHLRFLSLRDLTFGSSKLPSSLGNLRCLQSLDLRIKNTRFKSAHVPNVLWRMQQLRHLYLPVECNRKTKLKLGTLRNLQTLVNFNTKNCYVKDLIYMTNIRELKIRGPFNIEDFNTELGKNPPIVQSKYLHSLSIINYEGRLDPRHLTHLLSSCDSISTLRLDAEIRRLPEYHYSSSNLAYIKLRWCKLEGDPIPTLEKVPCLRILELHEEAFIGKEMFCSGQAFAKLESLSLKGLDFLEEWKVSEGAMPCLRRLEIQDCSQLKELPDGLRFIATLQELKIESMPKTFKDKVEEGGEDFCKVQHVPSIIFQNCEG; via the exons ATGGATTTCTCTGCTGTTTCTTCTGCCCTCAAAGCAATCGGCGAGCTAACTCAAGAAGTCACATCCTTGTGGGGCGTCGATGAACAAGTTGAGGGCCTAGCAAGTGAGCTGAGATGGATGCAAAGCTTCTTGAAAGTGGCAGACGCAAGAAAAGTTGATCATGAGGTGATACGTACCACCGTTGTTGAGATCATAGAGTTGGCCTACGATGCTGAAGATGTGATCGAGGTGTTTGCCCTCAAAGTTGCTTCCAAAAGGAAAGGTGGATTTTCAAATTGCATCAAACGATCCGCTTGTTTCCTCAAGGAGGGATGCCTCCTCCACCAGATCAAGTCAGAGATAGAGAAAATCACAACCAGAATCGAAGTATTGACTCGACAATTGAAGACGTATGATGTATCAAAGTTAGCTGTTGATGGAGAAGGACTAAGTTCTTCAACTGAAAGGCTGGAGGCAAGGCGGCCTTATCCTCATGTTATGGATGATAATATTGTTGGATTGGATGATGGCATCAAGGACTTAGTCACAGTTCTTCTCGATGAGCAAAGTGAACGTAGGGTTGTCTCCATATGCGGAATGGGTGGTCTGGGCAAGACCACTCTTGCCAAGAAAATATATCACCACAGCCAAGTTGTTGGTCATTTCAAGCACTTGGTTTGGGTATATGTTTCTCAACACTGTCAAAAAAGAAAAGTTTGGGAAGATATTCTATCTGATCTTCTCATCTTAAGTGAAGAAGACAGGAAGGTGAATGttgaaaaattagcaaaaaagTTATCTAGTTTCTTTGAGGAAAACAAATGTTTGGTGATACTCGATGATGTTTGGAGCATCGAGGCTTGGGATAGCTTAAAACAAGCATTTTCAGCAAGAGAGACGAAAAGCAAGATCTTACTCACCTCTCGGAACAAGGATATAGTTTCACACGCCGACAGAAATGGTTACTTATATGAGTTGCAGGAACTAAACTACAATCAGAGCTGGGAACTATTTCAAAAGATTGCCTTCCCCCAAACAAATTCTCCAG GCTACAAAATTGATGCGAAACTGAAGGAGTTAGGAGAGGAAATGGTTAAACACTGTGCAGGGCTTCCATTAGCCATCATTATATTGGGAGGAATTTTGGCTACAAAGTATCCTTCATTAGCTGAATGGCTGAAGGTATCAGCAAATGTGAAACCATACTTGAACAACGATAAAGGTGAAGTACTGAGAGATGTGTTGGCATTAAGTTATGATGATTTGCCTCCCTATTTAAGACcatgttttctttatttaagCCACTTTCCGGAAGATTATGAGATACCTGCGAATAGATTGATTCAGTTATGGGTTGCCGAAGGTATTGTTTCATCAAAGCAAGAAGAAGGAGATGAAGGGCAAATAGCGGAAGATGTGGCTGAAGGTTATTTGCTGGAGCTTGCAGAAAGATGTACGATTCAAGTACGGGAAAGAGACATTGCAACCTTAAAGATAAGAAGTTTTCAGATGCACGATCTAATGAGAGATGTTTGCTTGTCCAAGGCAAAACAACAAAAATTCCTCTATATTGCAGATCAGTCAAATGCGTGCCAGTTATCCAGTATTGGGAGGGTTCGCAGAGTTTCTGCACACAAGTTATTTTGGATACAGTGCATTAAAAGTCCACACCTTCGACCACTTTTGTTCTTTGATACGTTTTTACCGGGCGaggaaatggaaaaggaaaagGTTTTGACAATGGCAAGGCACGATGAAAGTTTCAATCCACTGGTTTGGTTTATCGCAATTGGTGTGTTAGGTACTAAATTGAGGGGAATTTGGAAATATATgttcaataattttaattttcttagagTGTTAGATTACGAAAGAGGAGGAGCAGCAGGATGCAAGTTACCCAATGACATTGGTAAACTCATCCATTTAAGATTCTTGAGTCTAAGGGATTTGACCTTCGGGAGTTCAAAGTTGCCATCATCTCTAGGCAACTTAAGGTGCTTGCAATCCTTAGATTTAAGAATCAAAAACACTCGTTTTAAATCTGCTCATGTACCTAACGTGTTATGGAGGATGCAGCAACTAAGGCATCTATATCTCCCCGTGGAATGTAATCGTAAAACAAAGTTGAAGCTGGGTACATTGAGAAACCTCCAAACACTTGTCAACTTCAACACCAAGAATTGTTATGTAAAGGATCTTATCTACATGACAAATATTAGAGAGTTGAAGATTCGAGGGCCCTTCAATATTGAAGATTTTAACACGGAGTTGGGCAAGAATCCACCCATCGTCCAAAGTAAATATCTTCATTCCTTGTCTATCATCAATTATGAAGGAAGACTAGATCCAAGACATTTGACTCACCTCCTTTCAAGTTGTGATAGCATTTCTACGTTGAGATTAGATGCGGAGATAAGAAGGTTACCAGAGTACCACTACTCATCTTCAAATCTCGCTTACATAAAATTAAGGTGGTGCAAGCTTGAGGGAGATCCAATCCCAACACTTGAGAAAGTGCCCTGCTTAAGGATCCTTGAATTACATGAAGAGGCGTTCATAGGAAAGGAAATGTTTTGCTCCGGACAAGCTTTTGCTAAACTTGAGTCTCTAAGCCTTAAGGGACTGGATTTTCTGGAGGAGTGGAAAGTGAGTGAAGGAGCCATGCCTTGTCTTCGGCGATTGGAGATACAGGACTGCAGCCAACTAAAAGAGCTTCCAGATGGACTGAGGTTCATTGCAACCCTTCAAGAACTGAAGATTGAATCAATGCCAAAGACATTCAAAGATAAAGTGGAGGAAGGGGGAGAAGATTTCTGCAAAGTCCAACATGTTCCTTCTATCATATTCCAAAATTGCGAGGGGTAG
- the LOC121223247 gene encoding uncharacterized protein, with amino-acid sequence MEMVRLKCGFENGIDIDPVGTKGGLSLGWKGNMLVKLKSYSSFHVDVEVHDNECGNVWRFTGFYGHPDERRRSDSWNLLRQLHHDQDLPWVVMGDFNEIMDSFEKKGGRLRPFGQMREFRGTNIRERLDRGVTSLSWLNTFPGYRLEHLSHSFSDHCPLLLDTQGGAEFYQNKYEKLFRFEAKWCLEGEFEGMIRSWWEKESGGVLSKLDKLGYHLLKWSKVNSVKERRNWVCLEDRLMNLYNQDPSDEVLTEIMEVQLGLNLEVDKEELFWEQRARVNWLKNGDRNTSFFHKVAAQRHFCCIISELEDGAGRRTNSTEELLQIASDYFGKLFTASEPGSDEHLFSLVEEKVTCSMNERLLRQFTEEDITCAIKSLAPLKAPGLDGFPTFFFQRYWNIVGPEVTQICLSVLQGQDELSAINRTRIILIPKIDKLSNMTLFRPISLCNVIYKIIVKVLVLRMSETLGNCINEAQGAFNPGRLISDNVLIAYEVLHSLKMKKRGKKGNFALKFDMSKAYDRVEWDFLAGMMRHLGFHEDWIVLIMRCVCSVSYSISLNGASGDWFTPSRGLRQGDPLSPYLFLICAEGFSLLIQEAKTKWRMMGAPLGAEIVRAIIHEYEMVSGQRVNFEKSLIYFGANVDSSVQEDIVNLFGVRLASNPEKYLGLPLMVGRRKKWAFAHFVDRFRKRVEGWSMRYLSMGEKSARDLINDGILWRVGSGASINIWNDPWLPGRENSRIPVNEIKPSWSTVNQLMNEVDST; translated from the exons ATGGAGATGGTAAGATTGAAGTGTGGTTTTGAGAATGGCATTGATATTGATCCTGTTGGTACGAAAGGGGGTCTGTCATTGGGTTGGAAAGGAAATATGTTGGTCAAGCTTAAAAGTTACTCTTCTTTTCACGTTGATGTTGAAGTTCATGATAATGAATGTGGAAATGTTTGGAGATTCACTGGTTTCTATGGGCATCCAGATGAAAGGCGTAGAAGTGATTCGTGGAATTTGTTACGCCAGTTGCATCATGATCAGGATTTACCTTGGGTGGTGATGGGGGATTTCAACGAAATTATGGATTCTTTTGAAAAGAAGGGTGGTAGACTTAGACCATTTGGGCAGATGAGGGAATTTCGTGGG ACTAATATAAGGGAACGTCTGGATCGTGGTGTTACTTCTTTGAGCTGGTTGAATACCTTTCCTGGGTATCGACTGGAGCATTTGAGTCATTCATTTTCTGACCATTGCCCTCTTCTTCTGGATACTCAAGGGGGAGCAGAGTTCTATCAGAATAAGTATGAGAAGCTTTTTCGTTTTGAAGCCAAGTGGTGTTTAGAGGGTGAGTTTGAAGGTATGATTCGGAGTTGGTGGGAAAAGGAATCTGGAGGTGTACTGAGTAAGTTGGATAAATTGGGTTATCATTTACTAAAGTGGAGCAAGGTGAATAGTGTTAAGGAACGAAGGAATTGGGTCTGTTTAGAAGATAGACTAATGAATCTTTACAATCAAGATCCGTCAGATGAAGTTCTAACTGAGATTATGGAGGTCCAATTGGGGCTTAATTTGGAAGTTGACAAAGAGGAATTATTCTGGGAGCAGCGTGCGAGGGTGAATTGGCTAAAGAATGGGGATCGTAATACCAGTTTTTTTCACAAGGTTGCTGCTCAACGTCATTTTTGTTGTATAATTTCTGAACTGGAAGATGGAGCTGGAAGACGTACTAATTCCACTGAGGAGCTTCTCCAAATTGCTTCTGACTATTTTGGTAAGCTTTTTACTGCTTCAGAGCCAGGGTCGGATGAGCATTTGTTTAGCTTAGTTGAAGAAAAAGTTACTTGCAGTATGAATGAAAGGCTCTTAAGACAATTCACGGAGGAGGACATTACCTGTGCAATTAAATCCTTGGCGCCTTTGAAAGCTCCTGGATTGGATGGGTTTCCAACCTTCTTTTTTCAGCGTTATTGGAATATTGTTGGACCTGAGGTTACCCAAATTTGTTTATCCGTTCTACAGGGACAAGATGAGTTAAGTGCTATTAACAGAACGCGTATTATCCTGATTCCAAAGATTGACAAACTGAGTAATATGACTCTTTTTCGGCCTATAAGCCTTTGTAATGTCATTTACAAAATTATAGTAAAGGTATTGGTTTTGAGGATGAGCGAGACATTGGGGAATTGTATTAATGAAGCTCAAGGGGCCTTTAATCCAGGCAGGCTTATTTCTGATAATGTACTGATTGCTTATGAGGTACTTCATTCTCTAAAAATGAAGAAGAGAGGCAAGAAAGGTAATTTTGCGCTTAAGTTCGATATGAGTAAAGCGTATGATCGTGTGGAATGGGATTTTTTGGCAGGTATGATGAGGCATCTAGGTTTTCATGAGGATTGGATCGTTCTTATCATGCGTTGTGTATGCTCTGTTAGCTATTCCATCAGTCTTAATGGAGCTAGCGGGGATTGGTTCACACCATCGAGAGGACTCAGACAAGGAGACCCTCTTAGTCcgtatttattcttgatttgtGCTGAAGGTTTTTCGCTGCTTATTCAGGAAGCTAAAACTAAATGGAGGATGATGGGGGCACCTCTAG GAGCAGAAATAGTTCGGGCCATTATTCATGAATATGAAATGGTATCGGGACAGAGAGTGAATTTTGAGAAATCTCTCATTTATTTTGGTGCTAATGTCGACTCTAGTGTTCAGGAGGATATTGTTAATCTGTTTGGGGTACGGCTCGCTTCAAATCCTGAAAAGTATCTTGGTTTGCCTTTGATGGTGGGTAGAAGGAAAAAGTGGGCTTTTGCTCATTTTGTGGACCGTTTCAGAAAACGGGTTGAGGGGTGGAGTATGCGCTATCTTTCTATGGGGGAAAAGAG TGCGAGGGACTTGATCAATGATGGTATCTTGTGGCGAGTGGGTAGTGGTGCAAGTATCAACATTTGGAATGATCCTTGGCTGCCTGGAAGGGAGAACAGCAGAATCCCGGTTAATGAAATTAAGCCTTCATGGTCAACAGTGAATCAGTTAATGAATGAAGTAGATAGTACCTAG